The Halictus rubicundus isolate RS-2024b chromosome 6, iyHalRubi1_principal, whole genome shotgun sequence genome contains the following window.
AATTGAACGGCTGAAAAACGCATGGCTACCACGAGCCATCCGGAATCGTCTCTTCCACAGGTTTTGCAAACCACGCTCACCCCTTTATGGATTGCATTCATCTTTCCAGCAAATCGAATTCACTCTTTTGTAAACTATATTTATCATTCTGCAGAGCATATTCACCTTTTCCGAAATTAATTCCACAAACCACAATTCATCCTTTCGTTGAACCTCTTCACCTTAATCATTGCACCCCAAAGACTTCTACGGTTTGAAAGCTTAAATCCTGCAGAAACTCTTTCAAATTCTCAGATATGTTTTCCTTTTAATTCATTGTTGAAAACTTGAATCACAGTGGTTTAAGGGAAATTAGAAGCTCTGATAGGGGTGTCTTCCGACAaaaaatcataataaaattttctacTAGCTTGATTAATTACAACTCGTGACAGAGAATTTTTAAGAGACTTGCCGTTTTCTAAGGATCTCCTCGGTGCCTCGAAAAGTTTGTAATTCACTGAGCGGATGAGCAGATGTCCCATGAAAGATTCATTCGTCGAATGCAACGGTGTAGCGCGTACATGTAAACACATTCGCCACTGTTTACAAGAACAAATCGCATTAATCCTAACGGAGTGAGAGCGAATTCGTAGACAAATCCTTCTAGTGTCTGTTAGAACATTGTTCTTCCGGCACACGATAAACGACAGTAATTTTATTAACGTATAAGAAGCGAAACAGGGTTTTCTAATAGCTACGAATCTCAAGCTCATTTGTCAGTTAGAGCGGATGTGtcgaataaacatttatttatcacTGGTTCCGCTGGGAGCGACGGAGTTCATAGCTTACTTTCACTGTGATTCAGGCGAGAAACCATGTTATTCTCTTCCATCGACAGAAATATAGTCTTCGGCAACTATTATTGCGTATACGACTAAAACACGTTTCTCAAAAGCAGAATGAATTATGACAGGTATTCGTTTTACATGCAACAAAAAGTTCTGcttaagaattttaataagttgatgaTAATATATTGGTACCCTTAAATAccatttcacctactcattcttgtcataagcgcatcaaatctgcagtctaataattgaTCGCCTAAACTTTTCGCAGCTTGAAAAAACGCAAGAAGAAACAGAATATCATCCATGGTTATTTTCAGAGTAGAAAGCATACAATTAGTCATGAGGAATACACGGAACGCGCCTTGCAGGAAGAACGTTTCAATATTCGCACCTACGCTGCACGAAGCGCTTATGGTACGAAGCAGCTCATGCTTTTGAAAAGTTTCTACTCTCCACTAACCGCAACAGAGATGATGTCAAGCCGGTTGCAACAAGacattaaaaattagatcatcgTGGTTCCGCGAGCTCCGTGTAACGCTAATAGCGTTTAAGCACGTCGAACGTCGTTTCTGAAATAACTTTCATCGGTGGTCTCGATGAAAGTGTTTTAAATGTTTGTCGACGACTGACGTAACAGGTGATCGAATCGGTTGCCGGATAAAAATACAGTCCGAGTAAAAGTTAACATCGTAATATCGGGAGCGTAAGCACCGAACGACAGCCACGCAGaaacgaaaaaggaaaaaaaggacCCAGGAAACTTTCCTCTTATTACCGAAGCGACCATAGAAAACCGGAAGTACATTGGATCCCTATACAGGAAGGAGCCAATGCCTACCACGTGTACACAGCTATAATTCACGCATGGCGGAATCGTCgcgatttttttcactttctcgAAAGTCTCTGCTCGCTTAACAagacgagccgagccgagccgagccgagcgcaCACACGCTTTCGCATTTCGTCGTGGTTATGTTCCGTGGTAACTCGCAATTCTCGCatcgcataactttttatatAATCGGGGGGAACAATCGGCGACATCGGCAATGACGGTCCGCTAAGCATGATCGAATCGAGCCGAAGTTCTCTTATAGTTTAACGAAAATGGCACGCTTATGGAAATGCTGCTATTAGTAGTATTGTAACGAAATTCAATAAATTcgatgaaataaatgaaaatttttatggGAACGACAGAGAGCATGTTGGTGAAAGGAACGAACAATATaaggaaaatttgaaaatgcttTTTTAAAATGctaagaatatttttctcagGGAGATTATGTATCAAAATGGGAAAATTGAAGAATACATACATACTGATATTttgattatacatttataacttCAGGAATTAGATGCATAGAGATTTTTATGGATGCAATACGATGTCCTGTTTGTAATTCATTTCTCCAAAATGATCAAGACTATCAacaagattttttgttttcttcaaATGGTCATGGTTATatgctttttattttattttggaatGTGCTTTATGGGATGTGTTTAGAAACGGAAACTCCCACAGTATTTTCCCCAGATTGTCCTAGAACATTCCCGTAAAAATTCCTGTAAATACGTTGAAGGTGTAAACCTCTTTACCCACCAACCATACATCCTCCCCTTTTTAAAATGGTATAAAACGTGCAtaagaatatttaaatttttttacacagCTGGCAGACGGCGTTACCTGAATAAACGCAGCTTTGATCTTCCAGCGTAATTTTCTATGCGCATAAAAACGCGATCGCCTCGGAACGATACTCAATGGTAATAGCAGAGCGTAAATTGCACTTAATCGAATCCCGAGTGAATCAAACGAAACGTTCGTGTTGCGCGTGCAGAAGCCTCTCAGGAGAAAGTAATGCTTTCTTGAGCACGTATCCGAGCGCGTTTAATTGCTGCCGTGCGGTGATCGAGATTAGTTTCGAGAGCTTAGGGAGCCAGGCTCCGGAAACGGATGTTGGAACTCGGCGGATATCGAAACCTTCCGCTTCGATTCGCCGATCCGGTTTCCGGTCACCGTTTCCGGTGGTCCTCGATTTCTCAAGACGCATTGGCTTCATCGCAGATCGTTGGACCGCGACCGTGAATGCGGAAACGTTCACAAAAGTACCGCTCGCGGATCCTCTTCGACGCGCTTGTTTTTTCGCGCGAGTGAAAGAGACCAGCGTTCACGTAACCGGCGTGCGTGTGTTCGTCTTTTACTTTTCTTCgatgttcttttctttttttgttcgcAATCGACAGCGTTCGCCGGCGGCACGGCAATTTTGCAAAAGTGAAACTCGCGACGGGACACGCGGTTTCCGGCTCTAGAAAGCGTCCGTCCGCTCGTTATCGCGTTCGCacgatgtatttttattttttttttttttttggctagGCCGCTTTTCCCGCCGGAAATATCCGCGCAGATTAAACGACCGAGCCGGAACGCAGCCAACGGCGTCGCAATAAATAGCTGCTTCGCGCGGAACCGCTTTCGCAAAGATGTTAATGTTCCGAGAGACCGTGTTTTCGTCTCCCGACGTGAGAACTCCAAGACGATTATGAATTCTTGCGATACCCCGCGATCGTGAATAAATGCCTGTGATGTAAATGTTGACTATGCCATTTTTATCGCTCTCGGGATAACCCTAGCGAGTTCCGGCAAGAAAGTCTGACCGTTGAAGTTGGACACAGCATGTTTCGAGGAGACGTTTGAACGAACGAGGACGTTTCATGATACAgagatatttattaaaaatctttGATACAAAAGGAGATTCTACTTCGCTCGGGTCTCTTAACTTAAATTAGGTACAAGTGTTTTCCGCCGCCACATGATCGTTATCGCGCGACGACGCTCATCTTCACGCGTCGGCTTACTTGCGCGCGCGAACGTCGCTCCAATAAGGCCGACATCGGTGTATTCTTTGGAACAGCAATACATAGAGAACTAGCGTAAACGTTTACAATAAAGCGCGGCTATTATACAAGAAGCACAACCTCTAGAGACATTTTTGAACGTACACCGAGAACACGAGACGGATCAAAGAGAACTGCCGGAACCATCGTACGGTGGACTGTCGATGAATCAATTTTTCTGAAAGACCTTTTCAACGGTAGCCCCTGTTTCGGGGACCGGTTCTCCAAAAATCCACTGGCGGAAGTTGCAGCGGTGCATCGGGAGAACGCATCCCCTGCCGACTGTACGCATAGTTTATAGGTTGTCGCGAAGAACCTCGGAAAACCCGTGGCTCTTTGAAAGACGGTTCCGAGACAGACGACCCGAGTCGAGAGATCGCGGGTCATCGTTCGACGTGTCCACGCGGCGGAACAAAGTGAATGATTTCGATCTAGACTTTTGTCAACGATTGTTCCTCGCGTACGATCCGCCAGGAACAGGATAGTATCATCGGAGATCCAAGAAGCGCGCGCAGCTCAACGACGAAGGACCGTCCGATCACCTTTTTCCCTTCAACCTAAAGAATCAACGATGGTGGGAATAGTAAtcgccaccaccgccgccgtcgAGACCAGACAAACCTTCGTAcccgccaccaccaccgcctCCGTAGCTACCGTGATCGTCATGAATGGCGACCGGCACGGGTACTTTGACGGGTACTGGTACCTCCTTCTCGACAGGGTAGGGGACCTCTTTCTCGACGATGTAGGGCTTGTCTACGGGCACCTTGACCGGGTAGGGCACGGGTTTAGCTACCGGGAAGGGTACAGCCTTGTGGACGTGGTAAGGCTGGGGCACGGGTACCTTGACCGGCACCGGGTACGGCTTCTCGACCGGGATCGGGTACGGCTTGTCTACCGGCACCTTGACCTCGTAAGGTACTGGTTTGTCTACCGGTACTGGGTATGGTTTTTCAACGGTGACCGGGTACGGTTTCGGCACGGTGACCGTATACGGCTTGTCGACCGGTACCTTGACCTCATAGGGCACCGGCTTCTCCACCGGGTACGGCTGCGGCAACGGAACTTTGACCTTCACCGGGTACGGCACATGCTTCTCGACGGTGTACGGCTGCGGGACGGCTACCTTCACCGGGACAGGTACATGCTTCTCGACGGTGTACGGTTGAGGCACCAGCACCTTTACTTCGTACGGTTTGTCCACAGGCACCTTGACTTCGTAGGGAATCTTCTTCTCAACGGTGTACGGCTGCGGCACGTGCACCGGCACCTTCACGAACACCTTCACCGGGTACGGGACGTGCTTCTCCACGGTGTACGGCTGGGGAACGTTCACCTTCACCTCGTACGGGACGTGCTTCTCCACCACGTACGGAACGTGTTTCGTTACTTCGTAAGGGACCGGCACCTTCTTCACCACCGTCACCGTCTTCACCTGCTCATGGTGACCGTAGCTGTCGCCACCACCGCCCCCACCGCCGAAGTCACCGCCACCCCCGCCAAGGTCGCCGTAGCTACCGTGCAGACCTCGTTTCTCTGTCTTCTTCTGCGGCTGCTCCGCCGATGACGAATCCTTCTCCGTGGACTTGGAATCCTCTGAACAGCTCGATGTTGTGGCCAGTGCCACCAGAACGATGGCTAGCTGGAGAGAAAGTGAACAGATGTTAGCGGAGACGATCGTAGTTGCTGTGATCGGTACCTGATCGTTAACGCTTTGAAATGTGCCGATCGAGAGGTACAGCAACAATCGTTACGATGCAGGATATACAAGtggaccgcggatctttgtgcgaaataaaaattctccaagTCGATTGTAAGAAACTGAAGTTAAATGGAAATGTGTTTTCTCTTTTATCTTAAaatgtcgaaaataatgtaacatcaTCTGcagtaaaatccgcagtctgtgtATTATACTGTATTGGTATGTATTTCTGCTAAAATTCTGTAACGATTGCAAACCTTGAGAAAATAATTCAGGTTTGCACCAGGAAGTCTCAATAGTGAAAACTATATGATCCTGGCCTGTGAAAAGAGATTATTTCAATTGTGAATGTCTGTGCTAAGGAAGTCCCAACGATGACATAAAGTAATTTTTGCAAACATTAATACATTCATAGAAGGGCTTCGTATCGAAACCAGATACTGAAGAAATAAGCCCCCGGATTCAATAAGCTCCATAAAAAGCAGTCAGAcagagaaatttttaaaaataaaatcaaataccaaataataaataatacatcGTGTTTAAAACACAAAGATCCCTAAAAGAAACAAAACATTCTAAGCGAcagtaaaaatggaaaaaatgaaTGGCACTTGAATTAAGAACTACCGAGAAAAATAAGGCTGCCACACGTcaacttgaaaaataatttcctaaGAAAGGATCTTTTAAAGCATCgtacagaaaaataaagaacTAAGAACTGCGTATGGAAAGAAGGATATCTCCCTACTGAACatcaatttgaaaaataattttcaaaaaagaaGTATCCCATGAAAAAAAGAACTATCGAAGGACTACAACGTTCTCTCACTCTCCAAGCAGTTGTCAAATCATCCTAAATCCGCATTCCCACAATCAGCGCACAAAGTCACTCGAGTGCCTAATTGAATCGACGTTTCAAATCCCGACCACAAAATTGCTAGAGGCGTTTCGCCTCTCGATCCCATAGCGAAAACCAATTTCACCGGAAGTTGGCCTCTCGATCACCGATCCCGGCTCGATCGATCTCGCCGCCCGAAATCGAACTCGAGAATGTCCAAATATTATTGCTCGCTTACCTTAATATTCATCGTTGAGTTCGCGTATGTTTTGTGGTGGCGTATAACCACTAACTGAACCGCTTCGTTTTCTAGAGTGAGCCTTATATACTCCGCGGCATAATGGCTCCGTACTTTCGCTGCACCTCATCGTCCGTAATACACTTGTGCGTCTCGTTTTGCATTCGCAAAAACGTGCTCGCGCGAACACCGCCGCCGGATCGAACGTATGGTACGTTCACAGGCGACCGGTACCGTACGTACAAGCCGGAAAATCGTTCTCTCCGCGTTCTGATCTAACGAGTCCGATCGCGATCCCATGGAAATTCTTCCGTCGGGTGCGTTACAGATAAAGGCAGGCTCGTATTATCCTCCAAACACGGAACAAATACGTTTCGCACCGACGAAAAGAATATtctaatgagtagactgcggatgagtgcaaaatacaaattttctgcatctcgcaagatacgatttttattacatACATTGCATGCATTAGGATGTGTACCAGCTAAAAATGTGTTTAGAACTGTCGAGAAGTAAACTAATATAAAATCAATAATGTATTGCTCTTTAGAAATgacaaaatttttctcgtgtgAGGTTTGCCAATAGCCtgtggatctttctgcaaaatataaattttctgcgTCTCTTCTAAGATACGGTTTTTGTTATATACTAGACTGTGCATTTTTATATAGtgtatttataggaaattttCTAGTTGATAAATTGAAGCCATCAGAATTTAAAGTGTCCCGGTCTATTgagtattaataattttttctttttcattgtgTAAGCTTTAGGCCGATTCCTAATCCGGCGTACTCTCAAAGAATATTGTTTCACGTTCGGCGGATAATAGTGCTCGCGAAATTGAGATTTCAAGCCATCGACTATGCGGCCAGATAAAAGTGAAAACGGAATCACTACTTCACGCGGTCCGATGCACTCAAGATGTTGCAGATCGCTTCCCCATGAACGCGAGGATGATTGCTAAAGATGACCATTCTCGTCCAACATTGAAAGCACGTGATATTCTATTAGGTTGATGCACAAGTCCTGTTATATCATTTTAAAGTTTCACAAGAAGACTTAACTTTTTGTTAAACCTGTTCCTTCGGttggaattttttcaattttgtactGAACACTATGCAGTGTCAACTTGAAGAAAAATGAACGCTGCTGTGGTATTCTTTCATTTAAAGTTTAATCAATCGTGGTGGTCACTCTTGTTTTAATTGCACTGAAACAAAAGTACATACagaaaatgtttgattttcTCCGCTTTTGATTTCAAACAAAAGGGACACTCAATCCATTGaaaatatcgaataaaaattatttccaatgaatattttaatgaatattttaaataccGAGATTGATcgcaaaatattgaaataagtATCCATAAATTTTTCCTGTTTGACGAATGATAAAGAGCTGTATAATTAAGATTTCAAGATAGATATTTCACTCAGTATCTAAATTATACAGACACGAAGAGAAAATTAATATAGCCCAAGCAGGTATGGTAATGCATAGAATTTTCCATTAACAGAAATGGAATGTTCTTTTCCTTAAATAGAGTGTTGATGAAGGAAGGAGATTGTTTGATTAATGACGCGAGGAAGAAACTGCAATTCTGATCAGAGCAGATGAGAGAAATCGATGATGCATATAACGCATGTCGTCCCAGAACCTATTAGAATTAGCCTGAAAGGCAAGCGAGTCGCACTGAGCATAATCCAcagcattatttttatttaaggtTTCTGGGATATTTATAACCTAACACTTGATGTTAACACTTCGTTCCTTATGCAGTAAAGCCGTACAGGTCGGAATTACCTTCGTTCCACTTTGTTGCTACGGTAGAGTTCCCTCGATGTAGCACGTTAACGTTACCTCATTTGCATATGATGGAAAAATCTAATTACAAATACAGCGTTTCGCAAGTTTATTCTCGAATACGTGTATTTGATTTCACGTAAATCGAGATCTAAACGGATCTTTATAACAACATTTACTGGAAAGATTTAATTGCACGCTTTATACTCACATCGTTGTCGATCTCGACGTGTAATCTATCTTGATTTCACTCATTTGTGTATGATGTGAATCCGTTCATTGAATTAACTAACTCCCAATGAAATGTATAAATCGTTTAAAACTGCGTTGCTTGAAATTGAAGATTAAATCGAGCCGGTATTTAAAGTGCTAATTAAAGAAATCGTCCATATATAATTAATGCCAAGAAGAACCTTACTTATTGATTGATCAATCAAGCATTTTATTATACGTATCTTGATGCGagcaatatattaaaatttcatttgttcgATATGGATATTATAAATtccatatttatattttatttcacgattttaTAATGTACAATTTGCAATATAAATTAGTCGAGTATAATGTTTTAGTCATTTTCATTGCAGGCACGTCTAGCTTCGTTCAAATTATTAATCATAGTTTTGAACCTATTTCATTCAGATTAATGTCCTCTTATAGAACCGTGTGGAAACAGCTGATAATTTAAACAGGCTGGCAGAAAATTAGAATTCAGGTGTAACCCCGGGTCAAAGTAGACACATGTTCCATCATGCGAGGGTTAACACAGATAGTGCCCTTCCGGTTGGATTAATCGCGCCCCAGGAAAATCCCCAAAGTCATCAGTTCGCAACGATTATTTTTGACCCATTTCTCCCCCGAATTCCTGAAAAGTTGCACGTCTAATGCGTTTTTGATTACGGCAACCTGTACGTCGCACGCGTGTTCTCGTTATTATATCGCGGACACCAGCGTGAAGTAAATTGACGGAAGTTGACGTTCACGCAACCACGATTCGCGTACTTACGTGACGACGAACCCACGATTTCCATCGTCAGTTCTTAGTCGACGCGAAAATCTGGAACGTGCGTCACTGTCAAATAATGTTATAGTAACATTTGCACTGTACGAAGTAATCGGAACTTCGGTCTGCGGAAAAGCGCTACAATTTTAAACGACAAGCACGCTTGTCCGGTCAACAAATAAAACTAATAATTACGCAACGCAACGAACACAACACAGATACTCGCCGGTATTTTATAAAGCGTGAAACTCGAGAGTCCAAGTagctgtttctaaaaatattagcTCACAGTCGCAGGAGAAAACCTGTCACGCGatataatttcatttttcgTCACACTACAGCATTTCAGATCACTATCCAGCGTGTCCTGAAaaatttcttgaataaatatttatgcgCTGTTCCGAGAATAATGTTCTCTCGTTActcgtttcattttatttttaaacgagCTGTTGTACGCTTGCTGAGACCTTCGTTCAGGTAGAGATATTTTATAGTCAAAATCGTAGACTCTACTTCCGTTTATGCTATTCATGATCTATTGTATTGTGATCATGCTATtataattttacttttgctACACGTGTTAtgtaacaattattaaacaTGCTTAAGTGCTTCCGTGAGAATTTCTTCTAAATCAAAAGACTACAAAATAACACAATAATTTATATGATAATTCACAGCaacttaatttttcttttgattTATACACTATACAATTGACGATGCAAACTGCTTCCGTGAGTATTTTTTCGCAATCTACGAAATAATTTATACGATAATTAACATCGGGTTAACATCAGAGAATTCTGACAGAATTTGGTGTTCTATCAATATTGTTCAAATTGGTTtcacatttttgtttttctaaTATCAGGCTagtggaaaaattgaaaaccttTGTTGTATGGTAATTTATAGATTTTAAACTTCTGGAAGTTTCAATAGCATACAATAATCTGTCTGTTTAAATTTTCGATCGCCCGCATTGCTAGAAATCGTGATAAGTGGCCATTCGACATACGTTTTTAGTTGCGAGAGCGCGTTTTTTAAGCGGTGGAGCACAATTTCTGATCCGTACAGGCTCAAAAAACCATGATTTTCAACCACAAATCGAACACTCAGAAAATAAACTCGAACAGATAATCTGCTTAATATCCCACATTCTCGATCGGCCGTATTGCCAGAAATCTTGATAAACGACCAACCGACACGCGTTTACGCCAGCAAGTGCGCAACGTTCGCGTAATCAAGCAAAATTTCGGATTTTATCCGGCAATTGTCCACACCGAATCGCACACTCAGAAACGCAACTTGAACGGACACTAATCTGTTTAATAACCTGCATTCCGGATCGCCCGTATTGCCAGAAATCGTGACAAATGGCCGGTCGACTCGCGTTTTCGCTAGCATGCGTGTGCCCGCTCGTTAATCCGTATAACCATCGTGGAAGCTTATCTCCCGATAGCGTTAATTCGAAGCCCGGTCGCGGTTTCGCGCAAACCGTATCGATGCCCGCGAAGGACGGCCATTAGGCGCGTGTAATTGCCGCAGAAATCCAAGTAAAGCTCGGCGGTGTGGCTCGCATGCGGAATACCTAATGCCGTATGTTAATACGGTCGCATGCGGCAACGCCATTTTGATCCTCGGGCCAGATAGCACGACGATTTTTTAACGATTAATCGTTGCACTGGCATCCCGCTGGCTCGTATCACTGCGGACGCTTGTTACTAGGCCTATGTCACCTTATTCGAGCAATTTCCAATAAATACGGCGGACCTATCCTCCCTCATTATCCAGAATTTGGTAACGGAAATACATTGTCGGCGCTAGAATTACTGGAACCATAATCTTCCAATCTTTTTGAAGTTCTTTTTGAAATTCTTTCAGTGGTTCTTCGTTACATTATACACCCCCTCATATCTCTAAAAATGTATAAGTGCAGTTGTGTGCGTGTAATTTTTGCTCTTTGAGTGGTTAGGCTGAACATATAGAAGTTAAGGTGCTCTGACAAAGTAACtggatttcttattttatttatttattttttttaagccTAGTAGCAGGTTCTTCTTTGTATTATGCACCCCCTTATAGCtccattataaaaatttctacgTGCAGTTATGCAATTTGTGCACGTCGAATGGTGAGATTGTGAAGTAACTGAATACCGATATTTTACCAAATTgttcattttattttgattGAAGTAATAAATGCTCTTGATTGGGACTACTGTGATCAATTCTCACGTGATTAATTAATCACaggttaacatttttattttgaaattctggatccttttctttttctttcttaacaagtgaaattttattgaatatgTATTAGTATTGCGGAAaagattaaaatatttaatggtAGCAATGTGAGGTATAGATCAGGAAGGGAAAAGTTATTTATTATGTTGCCAATTTATTGTATCTCTTATGATTCTGCTGCGCACCTTAATTCCCGTTGAAATTACACTTCTTGCCAGCGAATCTTCTGAATTCCAAGCATGATTCCTGCTAAGATTGTTATCAACGATTCTAGGATTATAGATACGCACTCGTAGTTTGCGTGTTCATTATGCAGCACAATGTAACTACATAGAAAGTTTTCCTTCTTCGCTTGTCAGCTGCGAGCGatctattttattcaatttcgcTGACGATGTTTCGAAGGGTCCGCTTCTTTTTCACTTGTAAATACGGTGTCGTGTTGTTTATTCAATAGGCGATCATAGCATACCATCGTCAACGAATTTTTATAACTGAGTTATAAAAGTAGACTATGCAAAACGACAGTTTAGGGTAATATGCATTTTATATTGACTGTGTGTGAAAGAAAATTCGTCCGCCATGTTTGTTCATAGTTTCTTCTTGGCCACTTTAATTTATTGATCAGCTGGTTACTTCCTGGaaaatgtattattaaataaaaaatctcggGAGTATATGCAAAGGTGATTCTCCGAAATTATTGTTTTAATAAACAATTATACTTGATATATAGACACCGTGTAATGTTGTACCAACAAAGCAGAGGGTGCAGAACTTCGCGTGACGAATCACGATCCCCCATTTCGTCATAAATTACCTTGTTTAATTACCATACTATATAGCTTCATTGTTGATAATGAGTATCGCATTACTCATTTCTGTTCATTTTAGTCTAATAAGTTCATCGGCAATAAATTCTGCGCGGATAAAGTATTAGCATAACGCAGTTGACTGTCGTAAACCGTTCACATAAAACCAAATGGAACAGTTTCGACTATCTTTAACCTAACAGTTCAACATTGCATTTCCTGGAAAAAGAAACTTTTCGTTGTAATTTCTAACAGCATAAACAAATTCGTATAATTCTGTTGTCACATTCTTCTTGAACACAGTCGACACGTGCCTGCTCGACAGGCGTGGAAACACTATGACGCAATAAATATTCGTACTCTCCCGCCTGAAATTATCTTATCATGACATTCACCTTTCCTGGTGCAAGCCGTCTTATGTCTCCCACGGCTGTAAGATCGCGGCCGAGGTTATGGCGATTTAGGAAATGCGAATCGTACGCTTATTACGCGCGACGGTACACTAACCTTGATTTCCACGCGATCGGCGTAGCCTAATTAATCAGTTCGACGTACATTCATTCAAGAAATGTCCTTCAAAGTatcattaaaaatttgtaacttGCAAGTAAATCGATgtgattattaaaatatattaatgGTCGGTATTTAGAGCAtaatttacactcctcggcgtccgaggcctctcgagcttcgcaacccctcacggggtataccctgcggtagtggggataattccgcgacatttatcatccagctcttggcgacatatatagagaaatcactgtatcaattttttgttgttgtgATAACTGTCATCAAGCTGACTTTACTTGGACCATTTTCTTTATTGTGCATCTATCTTTGAATTGTGTCACGATCTTTTTCAATGCATAGTGTGTCACGTAAGTTAGAATGTATCAGTGACATGTGCATTGatttatattttggtatatgtgTGTTAACAGCCGAACTGTCGAGAACTAAATCGACTAATTTACATTGCTGCAACAAACTTAATTTCGTTAGGGTTCAGAAGGGATTTTACT
Protein-coding sequences here:
- the Vajk4 gene encoding vajk4; this encodes MNIKLAIVLVALATTSSCSEDSKSTEKDSSSAEQPQKKTEKRGLHGSYGDLGGGGGDFGGGGGGGDSYGHHEQVKTVTVVKKVPVPYEVTKHVPYVVEKHVPYEVKVNVPQPYTVEKHVPYPVKVFVKVPVHVPQPYTVEKKIPYEVKVPVDKPYEVKVLVPQPYTVEKHVPVPVKVAVPQPYTVEKHVPYPVKVKVPLPQPYPVEKPVPYEVKVPVDKPYTVTVPKPYPVTVEKPYPVPVDKPVPYEVKVPVDKPYPIPVEKPYPVPVKVPVPQPYHVHKAVPFPVAKPVPYPVKVPVDKPYIVEKEVPYPVEKEVPVPVKVPVPVAIHDDHGSYGGGGGGGYEGLSGLDGGGGGDYYSHHR